One Obesumbacterium proteus DNA window includes the following coding sequences:
- a CDS encoding sulfate ABC transporter substrate-binding protein translates to MHKFGIGLSLLLVATGALAKDIQLLNVSYDPTRELYQQYNEAFSKHYKQETGDNVTIRQSHGGSGKQATSVINGIEADVVTLALACDVDAIAERGRIDKNWIKRLPDNSAPYTSTIVFLVRKGNPKQIHDWNDLIKPGVAIITPNPKTSGGARWNYLGAWGYALQNNNNDQAKAKEFVKALYKNVEVLDSGARGATNTFVERGIGDVLIAWENEALLAQHELGKDQFEIVTPSVSILAEPTVSVVDKVVDKRGTRQVADEYLKYLYSPEGQTIAAKNYYRPRDEAIAKQYSQQFPQLKLFTVDQVFGGWQKAQKEHFSTGGEFDQISQR, encoded by the coding sequence ATGCATAAATTCGGGATTGGGCTGTCGTTACTGCTGGTGGCTACCGGTGCACTGGCAAAAGATATTCAGTTGCTAAACGTTTCTTACGATCCAACGCGAGAGCTTTATCAACAATACAACGAGGCTTTCAGCAAACACTATAAGCAAGAAACGGGCGATAACGTGACGATCAGGCAGTCTCATGGCGGATCGGGTAAGCAGGCGACTTCGGTCATCAACGGTATCGAAGCCGATGTCGTCACGCTCGCGCTGGCTTGTGACGTTGACGCCATCGCTGAACGCGGCCGTATTGATAAAAACTGGATCAAACGCCTACCGGATAACTCCGCGCCTTACACCTCGACCATTGTATTTTTGGTACGTAAAGGCAATCCCAAGCAGATCCACGACTGGAATGATTTAATCAAGCCGGGCGTTGCCATTATCACGCCTAACCCAAAAACCTCAGGTGGCGCTCGCTGGAACTATTTAGGCGCATGGGGTTATGCATTGCAGAACAACAACAACGATCAGGCGAAAGCGAAAGAGTTCGTGAAGGCGCTGTATAAGAACGTTGAGGTGCTGGATTCTGGCGCGCGTGGCGCAACCAATACCTTTGTTGAGCGAGGTATCGGTGATGTGCTGATCGCATGGGAAAATGAAGCGTTGCTGGCACAGCATGAGCTGGGCAAAGATCAGTTTGAAATCGTGACGCCAAGCGTTTCTATTCTGGCTGAACCAACGGTATCTGTTGTTGATAAAGTAGTTGATAAGCGCGGCACGCGTCAGGTGGCCGATGAATATTTGAAGTATCTGTATTCACCGGAAGGGCAAACTATCGCGGCGAAGAACTACTACCGCCCGCGTGACGAGGCCATTGCCAAACAATACAGCCAGCAGTTCCCACAGCTGAAGCTCTTTACCGTTGACCAAGTCTTTGGCGGCTGGCAGAAAGCGCAGAAAGAGCACTTTTCAACCGGCGGCGAGTTTGATCAAATCTCGCAGCGATAA